From Candidatus Manganitrophus morganii, the proteins below share one genomic window:
- the lpxI gene encoding UDP-2,3-diacylglucosamine diphosphatase LpxI (LpxI, functionally equivalent to LpxH, replaces it in LPS biosynthesis in a minority of bacteria.) has product MAEQSVPQKIGLIAGNGQFPLIFAENARRAGLSVIAVAHTGETPPELSDKVDEILWIRVGQIGKLISFFKKAGVTDAVMAGGIRKTRLFEMRPDFRALTLLARLKEKKDDALLRAFAGELEREEIRIRASTLYLSSILAAEGEMTRPLTKVEREDIAWGWPLAKQIGGLDIGQCIVVRDGVVLAVEAIEGTDATIRRGGALGKEKAVVIKICKPQQDLRFDIPAIGPGTIQAMIEVAASVLAVEAGKTLLLEKEKLLREAASAGIAVVGVKGT; this is encoded by the coding sequence ATGGCAGAACAATCGGTTCCACAGAAGATCGGTCTTATCGCCGGCAACGGCCAGTTCCCGTTGATTTTCGCCGAGAATGCCAGACGGGCCGGTCTTTCGGTCATCGCGGTGGCCCACACCGGGGAGACCCCGCCGGAGCTCTCCGACAAAGTGGATGAGATCCTCTGGATTCGCGTGGGGCAGATTGGAAAGCTGATCTCTTTTTTCAAAAAAGCCGGCGTGACCGATGCGGTGATGGCGGGAGGGATTCGAAAGACCCGTCTCTTCGAAATGCGTCCCGATTTTCGGGCGCTCACGCTCCTTGCGCGGCTCAAGGAGAAGAAGGACGATGCGCTGCTCCGGGCCTTTGCCGGGGAGCTGGAGCGGGAAGAGATCCGCATTCGAGCGTCGACCCTTTATCTCTCCTCGATCCTGGCGGCCGAGGGGGAAATGACCCGGCCGCTGACAAAAGTGGAACGGGAAGATATCGCGTGGGGATGGCCGCTTGCCAAGCAGATCGGCGGGCTTGATATCGGCCAGTGTATTGTCGTAAGGGATGGGGTCGTTTTGGCGGTCGAGGCGATCGAGGGGACCGACGCGACGATCCGCCGGGGAGGCGCCCTCGGCAAAGAGAAAGCGGTCGTCATCAAAATCTGCAAACCGCAGCAGGACCTTCGTTTTGATATCCCGGCGATCGGGCCGGGGACGATTCAAGCGATGATCGAGGTGGCCGCTTCCGTCCTCGCCGTGGAGGCGGGCAAGACCCTTTTGCTGGAAAAAGAGAAACTCCTTCGGGAGGCGGCGTCCGCGGGAATTGCCGTGGTCGGGGTTAAGGGAACATAG
- a CDS encoding Gfo/Idh/MocA family oxidoreductase: protein MDKKIKVAVVGVGYLGEHHARIYSELPGVELVGVVDLNVERAEKIAADRQCEAFTDVSALFGKVDAASVVVPTPVHFKVSKALLENGVDLLLEKPMTATLQEADELLALADQKGRMLQVGHVERFNAGVRKLKEGLIQPRFIECHRMGPFVERGTDVHVILDLMIHDIDIILSLVSSELVEVRATGVPVLTPQIDIANVRLAFANGCVANVTASRVSRERLRKIRIFQPETYLSLDYLLQELVICRRVAAPGGSRPEVTIDKVQIEKEEPLKAELSAFIQAVRTRSVPKVSGEDGRRALAVALQVVDLIKHQPNN from the coding sequence ATGGATAAAAAGATCAAAGTGGCGGTCGTCGGGGTCGGCTATCTCGGCGAGCATCATGCGCGGATTTACTCGGAGCTGCCCGGTGTCGAGCTGGTCGGTGTGGTCGATCTGAATGTGGAACGGGCGGAAAAGATCGCCGCCGACCGCCAATGCGAAGCGTTCACCGATGTGTCGGCTCTATTCGGAAAGGTCGATGCGGCGAGTGTGGTCGTTCCGACGCCGGTTCATTTCAAAGTCTCCAAGGCGCTCCTTGAGAATGGGGTTGATCTTCTTCTTGAGAAGCCGATGACGGCGACGCTGCAGGAGGCCGATGAACTGCTCGCCCTCGCCGATCAGAAGGGACGGATGCTTCAGGTCGGCCATGTCGAGCGGTTCAACGCTGGTGTTCGAAAGCTCAAAGAAGGACTGATTCAACCGCGCTTTATTGAATGCCATCGGATGGGGCCCTTTGTCGAGCGGGGGACCGACGTTCATGTGATTCTCGACTTGATGATCCACGACATCGATATTATCCTCTCGCTGGTCTCCTCCGAACTGGTCGAGGTTCGCGCCACCGGTGTGCCGGTCCTGACCCCCCAGATCGATATTGCCAATGTCCGTCTTGCCTTTGCGAACGGCTGCGTGGCCAATGTAACGGCGAGCCGCGTTTCGCGGGAGAGATTACGCAAGATCCGCATCTTTCAACCGGAGACCTATCTTTCGCTCGATTACCTTCTTCAAGAGCTGGTGATTTGCCGCCGGGTGGCCGCGCCGGGTGGATCGCGACCGGAGGTCACGATCGACAAGGTCCAGATTGAAAAAGAAGAGCCGTTGAAGGCCGAATTGAGCGCCTTTATCCAGGCGGTTCGGACGAGATCGGTGCCGAAGGTTTCCGGAGAGGATGGGAGGCGGGCGCTGGCCGTGGCGCTTCAGGTCGTCGATCTCATAAAACACCAGCCCAATAATTGA
- the lpxB gene encoding lipid-A-disaccharide synthase: protein MSDPSSKPPRVMIVAGEASGDLHGGALAEALLKKAPSLQLIGFGGSAMRCAGVEILFDVSRLGVVGIFEVLLHLRSVWEAYRLAVQTLRSGVDLLVLVDYPDFNLRLAKAAKRLGIPVVYYISPQIWAWRSGRIKTIAERVDLMLVLFPFEKEIYAKAGVPCEFVGHPLVDEAASVRLKYPSKTAYLEGIGFSPSGITVGILPGSRMREVSSLLPEMLQAMVSLSKDFPNLQLLIPVAPSLSKEWIADLARPYAIPVRCVEGEFQEVLRASEVVVVASGTATLQTALARTPMVIVYKVSPLTFWIARRLVRLKSFGLVNIVAGAPIVPELLQEGATAERIQAEVGRLLKDDGARERMKQALKEVADRLGAAGASSRAAGIILEKLK, encoded by the coding sequence ATGTCGGACCCCTCTTCCAAACCGCCTCGTGTGATGATCGTGGCCGGAGAGGCCTCTGGCGATCTGCACGGCGGCGCGCTGGCCGAAGCGCTCTTGAAGAAAGCGCCTTCGCTTCAACTGATCGGATTCGGCGGAAGCGCGATGCGGTGCGCCGGGGTCGAGATTCTTTTTGATGTCTCACGACTCGGCGTCGTCGGGATCTTCGAAGTTCTCCTCCACCTAAGATCGGTCTGGGAAGCATATCGCCTCGCAGTTCAAACGCTCAGGAGCGGGGTCGATCTGCTGGTGCTGGTCGACTATCCCGACTTCAATCTCCGTCTTGCGAAAGCGGCCAAGCGGCTCGGCATCCCGGTGGTCTACTATATCAGCCCCCAAATTTGGGCATGGCGTTCCGGCCGGATCAAGACGATCGCCGAGCGGGTCGATCTGATGCTGGTCCTCTTCCCCTTCGAAAAGGAGATCTATGCGAAGGCGGGGGTCCCCTGCGAATTCGTCGGCCATCCGTTGGTCGATGAAGCGGCATCGGTTCGGTTGAAGTATCCATCAAAAACGGCGTATCTTGAGGGGATCGGGTTTTCACCTTCCGGGATCACCGTCGGTATTCTTCCGGGGAGCCGGATGCGGGAGGTCTCTTCTCTCCTTCCCGAGATGCTCCAAGCGATGGTATCCTTATCTAAGGACTTTCCGAACCTTCAGCTGCTGATTCCGGTCGCCCCCTCGCTTTCGAAGGAATGGATCGCCGATCTGGCGCGGCCCTATGCCATTCCGGTCCGGTGTGTCGAGGGGGAGTTTCAGGAGGTCTTGAGGGCGTCGGAGGTGGTCGTCGTCGCATCGGGGACCGCGACATTGCAGACGGCGCTGGCCCGGACGCCGATGGTGATCGTCTACAAGGTCTCGCCCCTTACGTTTTGGATCGCGCGGCGGCTGGTTCGTCTCAAATCGTTTGGTCTGGTCAATATCGTCGCCGGCGCGCCGATTGTGCCGGAGCTGCTTCAAGAGGGGGCGACTGCCGAGCGGATTCAAGCGGAGGTCGGCCGTCTGCTGAAGGATGACGGCGCCCGTGAGCGGATGAAGCAGGCATTGAAAGAGGTGGCCGATCGCCTCGGCGCCGCCGGGGCGTCGAGCCGCGCCGCCGGGATCATTTTAGAGAAATTAAAATGA
- a CDS encoding ABC transporter ATP-binding protein/permease — protein sequence MAAFFCSAMVSLLTAAYAWLVQPVVNDVFIRKDGFMLKILPVAIILVALLKGLFNYGQAYLVRYVGSRIIAGIRKDLYHHIVLLPIGFHAKNATGKLMSRVINDVGIMQTAVSTVVKDLFQQSLTMVALTGVIFYQNWQLGLMAILAMPLATYPLIRVGRRLRKVARAGQEKIGDLTSILQETFSGIRIVKAFGREDFEAERFDKKNMNYFKNVMRATSVSELTSPMMETLGSFGAAAIIWYGGYQVITGQMDAGAFFSFMTAAMLMYAPMKGLSSANNILQQALAAAERVFTILDQKNERELDPGRRLVPSLYGEIEFREVSFQYDGIRSAALSNISLKARPGEVIALVGSSGAGKTTLVNMIPRFYEPQGGTILIDGIPIQEINLGSLRSQIGIVSQEVVLFDDTVRWNIAYGLDHVSDEEIVRAAEAAYAHLFIGKMPKGYDTVLEKGGANLSGGERQRLAIARALLKNPPILILDEATSALDAESEFIVQKALVNLMKNRTTFVIAHRLSTVQRATCIIVVDQGRIVEMGRHEDLMQRDGPYRKVYQMQFLHTEGGEAPDGEVIEPLSEGRNG from the coding sequence GTGGCGGCCTTCTTTTGCAGCGCGATGGTGTCGCTGCTCACAGCGGCCTACGCTTGGCTGGTGCAGCCGGTGGTGAACGATGTGTTCATTCGCAAGGACGGTTTCATGTTGAAGATTCTTCCGGTGGCGATCATCCTGGTCGCTCTCCTCAAAGGACTCTTCAATTACGGCCAAGCCTACCTGGTCCGTTACGTCGGGAGCAGAATCATCGCCGGCATCCGGAAAGATCTCTACCATCACATCGTCCTTCTGCCGATCGGCTTCCATGCGAAAAATGCGACCGGAAAACTGATGTCTCGCGTCATCAATGATGTCGGCATCATGCAGACGGCCGTTTCGACCGTGGTCAAGGATCTTTTTCAACAATCGTTGACGATGGTTGCATTGACCGGCGTGATCTTCTATCAAAACTGGCAACTCGGTCTGATGGCGATCCTGGCGATGCCCTTGGCGACCTATCCCCTCATCCGGGTCGGAAGACGGCTTCGGAAGGTGGCCCGGGCGGGACAAGAGAAAATCGGCGACCTCACCAGCATTCTTCAGGAAACTTTTTCCGGCATCCGGATCGTCAAGGCGTTCGGGCGCGAAGATTTTGAGGCAGAGCGTTTTGACAAGAAGAACATGAATTATTTTAAGAATGTCATGCGGGCGACCTCCGTCTCCGAGCTGACCAGTCCGATGATGGAAACGCTCGGAAGCTTCGGCGCCGCGGCCATCATCTGGTACGGCGGCTATCAAGTGATTACCGGTCAGATGGATGCGGGGGCGTTTTTCTCATTTATGACCGCCGCCATGCTGATGTATGCCCCCATGAAAGGGCTGAGCTCGGCGAACAATATCCTACAGCAGGCGTTGGCTGCGGCGGAGCGGGTCTTTACGATCTTGGATCAAAAAAATGAGCGGGAGCTTGACCCCGGCCGCCGGCTGGTGCCGAGCCTGTATGGGGAGATTGAATTCAGGGAGGTCTCCTTTCAGTATGACGGCATCCGGTCGGCCGCTCTCTCGAACATCAGCCTGAAGGCCAGACCGGGAGAGGTGATCGCGCTGGTCGGGAGCAGCGGCGCCGGCAAAACGACGCTGGTGAATATGATCCCCCGATTTTATGAGCCTCAGGGGGGGACGATTTTGATCGACGGCATTCCGATTCAAGAGATCAACCTCGGCTCGCTTCGAAGCCAGATCGGAATTGTGAGCCAGGAAGTGGTCCTTTTCGATGATACGGTCCGATGGAACATCGCCTACGGTCTCGATCATGTCTCCGATGAGGAAATCGTCCGAGCGGCAGAGGCGGCTTACGCCCATCTCTTTATCGGAAAGATGCCGAAAGGGTACGATACGGTTTTGGAGAAAGGGGGGGCGAATCTCTCGGGCGGGGAGCGCCAGCGCCTGGCCATTGCGCGGGCCCTTCTGAAGAATCCCCCGATTTTAATTTTGGATGAAGCAACCTCCGCGCTCGATGCCGAATCGGAGTTTATTGTTCAGAAGGCGCTCGTCAATTTAATGAAGAACCGGACGACGTTCGTCATCGCCCATCGTCTCTCGACCGTCCAGCGGGCGACCTGTATTATCGTGGTCGATCAGGGGCGGATCGTCGAGATGGGCCGGCATGAGGATTTAATGCAGCGCGACGGCCCCTATCGAAAGGTATACCAGATGCAGTTTCTGCACACAGAAGGGGGAGAGGCGCCGGACGGAGAGGTCATCGAGCCCCTTTCCGAAGGGCGAAACGGATAA
- a CDS encoding 3-deoxy-D-manno-octulosonic acid transferase, with protein sequence MKRLLFGVYQAMILLLLPPLSLYLLRRLVGRPAYREGVMQRLGRYPRDFFKAIEGRQVIWVHAVSVGEVISSELFIQSLRRRYPEAGIVFSTTTPTGQAAARQRLKGVDQFIYFPFDLPWVTRSVVERISPALFIFLETELWPNFLRTLSKKGIPSILINGRISERGFRRYRRVRFFLSSVLEEVSLFLMQTEQDAEKIRTLGAPSDRVIRTGNMKYDQAASRGVPKEAETLRTEIGLAPGERLMIAGSTHEGEEESVLDAYRIIADAIGPMKLLIAPRHLDRLGRVEELLTQRGMACVRKTALNRMRNERVILLDTLGELDQYYALADLVFVGGSLVPIGGHNVLEVAAHRRPVFFGPYMSNFKEIADQLKGSGGGMEVSGGKEMGLQMVWLMQHSDEMKKRGESAYQVVLANRGAVMRNLEQVARWLEN encoded by the coding sequence ATGAAAAGATTGCTCTTCGGGGTCTATCAGGCAATGATCTTGTTGTTGCTCCCCCCCCTCTCCCTTTATCTTCTCCGGCGTCTCGTCGGCCGCCCGGCCTACCGTGAGGGGGTGATGCAGCGTTTGGGCCGGTATCCCCGCGATTTCTTCAAGGCGATCGAGGGACGACAGGTGATTTGGGTCCATGCGGTTTCGGTGGGGGAGGTGATCTCTTCGGAGCTCTTTATTCAGTCCCTCCGCCGGCGGTACCCTGAAGCGGGAATCGTTTTCTCGACGACGACGCCGACCGGCCAAGCGGCGGCCCGCCAGCGTTTGAAAGGGGTCGATCAGTTTATCTACTTCCCGTTTGATTTGCCCTGGGTGACCCGGTCGGTGGTCGAGCGGATTTCTCCGGCCCTTTTTATTTTCCTGGAGACGGAGCTCTGGCCGAATTTTCTTCGGACCCTTTCGAAAAAAGGAATCCCTTCAATCCTGATCAACGGCCGGATCTCGGAGCGTGGATTCCGCCGCTATCGCCGGGTCCGTTTCTTTTTATCCTCCGTCCTGGAAGAGGTTTCTCTTTTTCTGATGCAGACGGAGCAGGATGCGGAAAAGATCCGGACGCTCGGGGCCCCCTCTGATCGGGTGATCCGGACGGGAAATATGAAATATGATCAAGCGGCGTCACGAGGCGTGCCCAAAGAAGCGGAGACCTTGCGGACCGAGATCGGCCTCGCGCCGGGTGAGCGGCTGATGATCGCCGGGAGCACCCACGAGGGGGAAGAGGAATCGGTTCTTGATGCGTATCGGATCATCGCCGATGCGATCGGCCCGATGAAGCTCCTGATCGCTCCCCGCCATCTGGACCGGCTCGGCCGGGTAGAGGAACTCCTGACCCAAAGAGGAATGGCTTGTGTCAGGAAGACGGCGCTGAATCGAATGAGGAATGAAAGGGTCATTCTTCTCGACACGCTGGGGGAGCTCGATCAATATTATGCGCTGGCCGATCTGGTCTTTGTCGGAGGGAGTCTGGTCCCGATCGGAGGGCATAATGTCCTCGAAGTCGCCGCCCATCGGAGGCCGGTTTTCTTTGGTCCTTATATGTCCAACTTTAAAGAGATCGCCGATCAGCTCAAAGGGTCGGGAGGGGGGATGGAGGTTTCCGGCGGAAAAGAGATGGGGCTGCAGATGGTCTGGCTGATGCAACATTCCGACGAGATGAAGAAGCGGGGCGAGAGCGCGTATCAAGTCGTTCTGGCAAACCGGGGTGCGGTCATGCGAAACTTAGAGCAGGTTGCGCGGTGGCTAGAAAACTAA
- the lpxK gene encoding tetraacyldisaccharide 4'-kinase: MARKLKPNQNGARKRAPLWKWVWNKGRGASETILFPFTILASLYGLSCRLRILLYEKGMLPRKKVDCLVVSIGNLTVGGTGKTPFTIFLAKKWQERGYTVGIVSRGYRGTYKGPLRLVSDGQEILERPETAGDEPYLMAQRLKGIPILVSSDRYKGCQWLLERFHLDVILLDDGFQHIRLHRDLNILLVDATNPFGNGALLPRGALREPLSEVRRADVVIFTRSEDQADASEWIGEIERFGKPCVRTSFQPSRLIDVRNGTALPAGTLVKEPVLSFCGIGNPDSFGMLLKRLGVDLREQVVFRDHHSYQPSDLEKIRKKADQLGAKWVVTTEKDAVKIKALLPKDFVVWALRVDIVFWEDPAKWESLLFHSKPTLRSV; this comes from the coding sequence GTGGCTAGAAAACTAAAACCGAATCAAAACGGAGCCCGAAAAAGGGCTCCATTGTGGAAATGGGTCTGGAACAAGGGGAGGGGCGCGTCCGAGACGATCCTCTTTCCCTTCACGATCCTGGCGTCGCTCTATGGCCTTTCGTGCCGCCTTCGGATCTTGCTCTACGAAAAGGGAATGCTGCCGCGCAAGAAGGTCGACTGTCTTGTCGTGAGCATCGGAAACCTTACGGTCGGGGGGACCGGGAAAACCCCCTTTACGATCTTCCTGGCGAAGAAGTGGCAAGAGCGGGGATACACGGTCGGGATTGTCAGCCGGGGCTATCGAGGAACGTACAAAGGCCCGCTTCGTTTGGTTTCCGACGGTCAAGAAATCTTGGAAAGGCCCGAGACGGCCGGAGATGAACCTTATCTGATGGCGCAGCGGCTTAAAGGGATCCCGATCCTTGTCTCCTCGGATCGTTATAAAGGCTGCCAATGGCTCTTGGAGCGGTTTCATCTCGACGTTATTCTTTTGGACGACGGCTTTCAGCACATCCGGCTTCATCGGGATCTGAACATTCTTCTCGTGGATGCGACGAACCCATTCGGGAACGGGGCGCTTCTTCCCAGAGGGGCGCTGCGAGAGCCGCTCTCCGAGGTCCGGCGGGCCGATGTGGTGATCTTTACCCGTTCCGAGGACCAGGCCGATGCCTCCGAGTGGATCGGCGAGATCGAGCGCTTCGGAAAGCCCTGCGTTCGAACGTCATTCCAACCGTCGCGGCTGATTGATGTGCGGAACGGGACGGCACTGCCCGCCGGCACACTGGTGAAGGAGCCGGTCCTGAGTTTCTGCGGGATCGGAAATCCAGACTCCTTCGGGATGCTCCTCAAGCGGCTGGGGGTCGATCTTCGTGAACAGGTGGTCTTTCGGGATCACCATTCTTACCAACCCTCCGACCTGGAGAAGATCCGAAAGAAGGCCGATCAACTCGGGGCCAAATGGGTGGTCACGACCGAGAAAGATGCGGTGAAAATAAAAGCGCTTCTCCCAAAAGATTTTGTCGTGTGGGCTCTCCGGGTCGATATTGTCTTCTGGGAAGATCCGGCCAAGTGGGAGTCGCTCCTGTTTCATTCAAAACCGACGCTGCGATCGGTGTAG
- a CDS encoding lysophospholipid acyltransferase family protein: protein MKEKFEYLLARFFIHLFRVLPYRIAVWGGALLGRLFYLADRRHRSITLENLKAAFGKEKSERERKRIAVGVFENIGRSVVEFAWIQGKPASELVDRTTFEGLEHYEAAMRAKKGTVILTAHFGNWEWMGTAISLLGKRMNVVARPLDNPDLNVMINAWRERYGNRVLNKRTSAAELLKLLRAGELVGILLDQNTAASEAVFVDYFGYPAATHKGLAVLALRTGAAILPTFTIRERDRHRVVIEKPLDLVRTGDLERDLRETTALFTRTIESAVRRYPDHWLWVHRRWKTKPK from the coding sequence ATGAAAGAGAAGTTCGAATATCTTTTAGCCCGTTTTTTTATTCATCTCTTTCGAGTCCTTCCTTACCGGATTGCGGTGTGGGGCGGCGCGCTGCTCGGACGGCTTTTTTATCTCGCCGACCGCCGCCACCGATCGATCACCCTTGAAAACCTCAAAGCGGCATTCGGAAAGGAAAAGAGCGAGCGCGAGCGAAAGCGAATCGCCGTGGGGGTTTTCGAAAATATAGGACGGTCGGTCGTCGAGTTTGCCTGGATCCAAGGGAAGCCGGCGTCCGAGTTGGTGGACCGGACCACGTTCGAAGGGCTTGAGCATTATGAAGCCGCGATGCGCGCAAAAAAAGGGACGGTGATTTTAACGGCCCACTTCGGCAACTGGGAGTGGATGGGGACCGCCATTTCTCTGTTAGGAAAACGGATGAATGTCGTGGCGCGTCCGCTCGACAATCCCGATCTGAACGTCATGATCAATGCCTGGCGCGAGCGATACGGGAACCGAGTTCTGAACAAAAGAACCTCGGCGGCCGAGCTTTTGAAGCTCCTCAGGGCGGGGGAGTTGGTCGGCATTCTCCTCGATCAGAACACGGCGGCGAGCGAAGCGGTTTTCGTCGATTACTTCGGGTATCCCGCGGCGACCCACAAAGGGTTGGCGGTCCTGGCCCTTCGAACCGGCGCCGCCATTTTGCCGACCTTTACGATTCGTGAGAGAGATCGGCATCGGGTCGTCATCGAGAAGCCGTTGGATCTTGTACGGACGGGGGATCTGGAAAGGGATCTCCGAGAGACGACGGCGCTTTTTACCCGAACCATCGAATCGGCCGTTCGGCGCTATCCCGATCACTGGCTGTGGGTTCATCGGAGATGGAAAACAAAACCGAAATAA
- the waaF gene encoding lipopolysaccharide heptosyltransferase II, with product MNMYQKILIRAPNWIGDAVMAIPTLSALRARFPESRITLLAKPPVAALFEHHPAIDRLLVYESPGRHAGFAGLWRLVRSIREGRFDLAFLLQNAFEAALITAAAGIPERVGYAADGRRFLLTKSLDKKSSPFHQREAYLHLMSSVGSASEFERRPFLVISEKEKQSASDLLLAEGIARWEQVIGINPGAAYGSSKRWDPARFAAAADRLAARHSARVVIFGGPAEIAIAEEVRRNMKHPAVVMAGKTTVRMMMALLSRCRLFITNDSGPMHIASALGVSVVAVFGPTNPDATSPAGADDLIVRNKVDCAPCTHRECPIDHRCMTGVSVEAVAESAERQMARLGRRKIAVFLDRDGTINHDVGHMDAIHKYSMIPGAAEAIARLNRRGISVIIVTNQSGVARGIFDEEMIGQVHHHLKTVLAEAGAHLDGIYYCPHHPEIIPCTCRKPQMGMIERAISEHPIDLSGSYVVGDKPLDMGLARGGMKGVLVRTGHGEASLQEMVQAGTRPDHVAADLPAAVEWILEDLQRRGWIAE from the coding sequence ATGAATATGTATCAAAAAATCTTAATTCGGGCGCCGAATTGGATCGGGGATGCCGTCATGGCGATTCCGACCCTCTCGGCGCTGCGCGCCCGTTTTCCGGAGAGCCGGATCACCCTTCTGGCGAAGCCGCCGGTGGCGGCTCTCTTCGAGCATCATCCGGCGATTGATCGGCTGTTGGTCTACGAATCTCCCGGACGGCACGCCGGCTTCGCGGGGCTGTGGCGATTGGTTCGTTCGATCCGCGAGGGTCGGTTCGATCTTGCCTTTCTTCTTCAGAATGCGTTCGAGGCGGCCTTGATCACCGCGGCCGCCGGCATTCCGGAACGGGTCGGTTATGCCGCCGACGGCCGACGATTTCTTTTGACGAAGTCGCTCGATAAAAAATCGTCCCCCTTTCATCAGCGGGAGGCCTATCTCCATTTGATGAGTTCGGTGGGATCGGCGAGTGAATTTGAACGGCGCCCCTTTCTGGTGATCTCCGAGAAAGAGAAGCAATCGGCGTCGGACCTTCTTCTCGCCGAGGGGATCGCCCGCTGGGAGCAGGTGATCGGCATCAATCCCGGGGCGGCCTACGGCTCTTCGAAACGCTGGGACCCGGCCCGGTTTGCGGCGGCGGCCGACCGGCTGGCGGCGCGGCATTCGGCGAGGGTGGTCATTTTCGGCGGTCCGGCCGAAATTGCCATTGCGGAGGAGGTCCGCCGGAATATGAAACATCCGGCCGTGGTCATGGCGGGGAAGACAACCGTCCGGATGATGATGGCGTTGCTCTCCCGCTGCCGCCTTTTCATCACCAACGATTCGGGGCCGATGCATATCGCCTCGGCGTTGGGGGTGTCGGTCGTGGCGGTTTTCGGTCCGACGAATCCCGATGCGACCTCCCCGGCCGGAGCGGACGATCTGATCGTTCGGAACAAGGTCGATTGCGCTCCCTGCACCCACCGGGAATGTCCCATCGATCATCGCTGCATGACCGGGGTGTCGGTCGAGGCGGTGGCAGAGTCGGCGGAGCGGCAGATGGCGCGCCTCGGAAGAAGGAAGATTGCCGTTTTTCTCGATCGGGACGGGACGATCAATCACGATGTCGGCCACATGGATGCGATCCATAAGTATTCGATGATCCCGGGGGCCGCCGAAGCGATCGCGCGACTCAACCGGCGCGGCATTTCGGTGATCATCGTGACGAATCAGTCCGGCGTGGCGAGAGGAATTTTCGATGAGGAGATGATCGGTCAGGTGCATCATCACCTCAAAACAGTTTTGGCCGAAGCCGGGGCGCATCTGGACGGAATCTATTATTGTCCGCATCATCCAGAGATCATCCCCTGTACCTGCCGGAAGCCGCAGATGGGAATGATCGAGCGGGCGATTTCAGAGCATCCGATCGATCTTTCCGGATCGTATGTGGTCGGCGACAAGCCGCTCGATATGGGGCTGGCGCGCGGAGGAATGAAGGGGGTATTGGTCCGCACCGGGCACGGCGAGGCATCGCTGCAGGAGATGGTGCAAGCGGGAACACGGCCCGATCATGTCGCCGCCGACCTCCCCGCGGCGGTCGAGTGGATTCTGGAAGATCTGCAGAGACGAGGGTGGATCGCCGAATGA